Genomic window (Ruminococcus flavefaciens AE3010):
ACGATCTTGACAGCGGCGCTTACCTCAGACTTTACAACAGTCTGCCCGATGAGTTCCTTGACAACAACAAGGTCATCTTCCTGTCGGTAAATCCGTGTGACTGCGGATACAGCTACCTCAACAGCAGGATAGAAGCATTCAACAATGCAATGCGTGACGGACTGGACAGCAGGATAACATTCCTCGATTCATATACCTACCTTATGTGGAACGGCTACGGCACAACTGACGGTCTCCACTACACATCGAACACATATATCGATATCTACAATTTTGTTTACGACAGTATCTTCTTACCTGAAGAGTGATATCGGTAAAAGAATAAATTATTTGAAATTACTATTGCATTGTGTACCGATGTATGGTATAATATTATAAAGTATTCTGCGGTGAATACCGTTAAAACCTATGGAGGTCATAAAAATGAAACATATCAAGACTATCAATAAGGCTAATCTCAAAGAGTCCGCTAAGAAGGGCGGCTGCGGCAAGTGTCAGGCTTCATGCCAGTCTGCTTGCAAGACTTCTTGCACAGTTGCAAACCAGAAGTGCGAGAGATAAGCTAAAGGCTAAGATAAGTCGGGGCAGTATGCAAATGCTGCCTCATATTTTTTGAATAGAGGTACCTGAAATGATACATAAATATAAGCTTAACGGACTGAATATAGTCCTTGATGTAAACAGCGGCGGAGTTCATCTGGTGGACGAGCTCACATACGACCTGCTCGACAATGTTGAGCCTCCATTCGAGGATGAATGTCCTCAGAGCGTGGTGGACAAGCTGTCAAAGTCCTACGCTCCCGAGGATATCCGCGAGTGCTACAGCGAGATAGTTGAGCTTTATAACGATAAGATACTTTTCTCCGAGGACGATTACGAGAAGTACGCTCAGTACTCCGTAGCTTCTCCAGTTAAGGCTATGTGCCTTAATATCGCCCATGACTGCCAACTCAGATGCAAGTACTGCTTTGCTTCCACAGGCGACTTCGGCAAGGGCAGAAAGCTTATGTCCTTTGAGACAGGAAAGCATGCTATCGACTTCCTGCTGGAAAATTCGGGCGACCGTCCCAATCTGGAGCTTGACTTCTTCGGCGGCGAGCCCCTTATGAACTTCAATGTTGTGAAGCAGGTGGTGGAGTACGCAAGAAGCCGTGAAAAAGAGTACAACAAGAAGTTCCGCTTCACTATCACCACAAACGGACTTCTCCTTGACGATGAGAAGATAGACTTCATAAACCGCGAGATGTCGAACGTTGTCCTCTCTATCGACGGACGCAAGGAAGTAAACGACTACTTCCGCGTTCTTCCCAACGGACAGGGCTGCTATGACATCATCATGCCCAAGTACAAGAAGCTTGTTGCAGGCAGAGGCGATAAGGAATACTATGTAAGAGGTACATTCACTAACAAGAACCTTGACTTCTCCAACGACGTATTCGCTCTTAACGAGGCAGGCTTCGACCAGATATCCGTTGAGCCCGTTGTGGGAGACGACGACGTTTACGCACTCACCGAGAAAGACCTGCCCACAGTTTTTGCGGAGTACGAAAAGCTTGCACAGAGACTTCTCGAAAACGA
Coding sequences:
- the scfA gene encoding six-cysteine ranthipeptide SCIFF codes for the protein MKHIKTINKANLKESAKKGGCGKCQASCQSACKTSCTVANQKCER
- the scfB gene encoding thioether cross-link-forming SCIFF peptide maturase, with the translated sequence MIHKYKLNGLNIVLDVNSGGVHLVDELTYDLLDNVEPPFEDECPQSVVDKLSKSYAPEDIRECYSEIVELYNDKILFSEDDYEKYAQYSVASPVKAMCLNIAHDCQLRCKYCFASTGDFGKGRKLMSFETGKHAIDFLLENSGDRPNLELDFFGGEPLMNFNVVKQVVEYARSREKEYNKKFRFTITTNGLLLDDEKIDFINREMSNVVLSIDGRKEVNDYFRVLPNGQGCYDIIMPKYKKLVAGRGDKEYYVRGTFTNKNLDFSNDVFALNEAGFDQISVEPVVGDDDVYALTEKDLPTVFAEYEKLAQRLLENEKKGKKFNFFHFMLDLDQGPCAIKRLRGCGCGNDYVAITPDGDIFPCHQFVGIDEYKMGNIDEGTFDQEMKADFAKAHVYSKPDCRECWAKFYCSGGCNANNYQYMGDIRTAHNISCQLEKKRLECAIMMKAVRMAESAE